A genomic region of Roseofilum casamattae BLCC-M143 contains the following coding sequences:
- the secD gene encoding protein translocase subunit SecD has protein sequence MGKQRTILALIIVLAIAAITVLMNVETRLGLDLRGGAQLTIQVQTTPEVPEITPRKLEAVQRVMENRVNGLGVSEAVIQTVGEDQLSIQLPGVSDPAQAERVLGGTAQLEFREQIQGSEDEFTVQYQILRTLQFERTLLLGDPEVSAEEIEENQLEIDRANEAIAPLFKSIGLTGEQLRDSLPRAPQGGAVWAVTIEFTGPGGDRFAELTKTLAGTGRSIGIFLDNDLISAPTVGVEFAETGILGGRAEITGNFTAETANDLSIQLRGGALPVPVEIVENRTVGATLGADSIRRSIYAGLGGLALVLVYMVVYYRLPGAIANITLVIYALLVFAAFKLFQVTLTLPGIAGFILSIGMAVDANVLIFERTREELRVGKTLYRSVESGFYRAFTSILDGNVTTLISCIALFWLGTGLVKGFALTLGIGVVISMFTAVTCTRTLMLYVLQFPGLRKPNLFCPNLNSVANAKQQRAMS, from the coding sequence ATGGGCAAACAAAGGACAATTTTAGCCTTAATTATCGTACTGGCGATCGCCGCAATTACGGTATTGATGAATGTAGAAACCCGTTTGGGCCTGGACTTACGTGGTGGCGCGCAACTGACGATTCAAGTGCAAACCACTCCGGAAGTTCCAGAGATTACGCCCCGGAAACTCGAAGCCGTGCAACGGGTGATGGAAAACCGGGTGAATGGTTTGGGAGTGTCTGAGGCAGTGATTCAAACCGTTGGTGAGGACCAGCTCTCGATTCAACTTCCGGGAGTGAGCGATCCGGCACAAGCGGAGCGGGTTTTGGGCGGAACGGCGCAACTGGAGTTTCGCGAGCAGATTCAAGGGAGCGAAGATGAGTTTACCGTTCAGTACCAGATTTTAAGAACGCTGCAATTTGAACGAACCTTGTTACTGGGCGATCCGGAAGTGAGTGCGGAAGAGATTGAGGAAAATCAATTGGAGATCGATCGCGCCAATGAAGCGATCGCGCCCTTATTCAAAAGTATCGGATTAACCGGCGAACAATTGCGCGATTCCCTACCCCGCGCTCCCCAAGGTGGGGCAGTTTGGGCAGTCACGATTGAGTTTACCGGCCCCGGAGGCGATCGCTTTGCCGAATTAACCAAAACCTTAGCTGGAACCGGTCGCAGTATTGGGATTTTCCTCGATAATGACCTGATTAGCGCGCCCACCGTCGGCGTTGAGTTTGCCGAAACCGGAATCTTGGGCGGACGAGCCGAAATTACCGGAAACTTTACCGCTGAAACCGCCAACGACCTCTCCATTCAACTGCGCGGCGGTGCACTGCCAGTTCCTGTGGAAATTGTGGAAAACCGCACGGTAGGTGCAACCTTGGGCGCGGATAGCATTCGCCGCAGCATTTATGCCGGGTTGGGCGGACTGGCTCTGGTGCTGGTGTACATGGTGGTGTATTATCGGCTTCCCGGCGCGATCGCCAATATTACCCTGGTTATCTATGCTCTGCTCGTCTTTGCCGCCTTTAAGCTCTTCCAAGTCACCCTAACTTTACCGGGAATTGCCGGATTTATCCTCAGCATCGGCATGGCAGTGGATGCCAACGTGCTGATTTTCGAGCGAACTCGGGAAGAGTTGCGCGTGGGGAAAACTCTATATCGCTCGGTTGAGTCCGGGTTTTATCGCGCTTTTACCAGTATCCTCGACGGTAACGTCACCACGCTCATCTCCTGCATCGCCCTCTTCTGGTTGGGAACGGGATTGGTGAAAGGATTTGCCCTCACCTTGGGTATTGGCGTGGTCATCAGCATGTTTACGGCGGTCACTTGCACTCGCACCCTCATGCTCTATGTCCTGCAATTTCCCGGACTGCGCAAACCCAATCTCTTTTGTCCGAATCTGAATAGCGTGGCGAATGCGAAACAACAGAGGGCAATGTCATGA
- a CDS encoding alpha-ketoacid dehydrogenase subunit beta, with amino-acid sequence MAETLFFNALREAIDEEMARDSSVFVLGEDVGQYGGSYKVTKGLYDKYGELRVLDTPIAENSFTGLAVGAAICGLRPIIEGMNMGFLLLAFNQIANNAGMLRYTSGGNFTIPLVIRGPGGVGKQLGAEHSQRLEAYFQAVPGLKIVACSTPYNAKGLMKSAIRDGNPVLFFEHVLLYNLKENLPETEYLVPLDRAEIVRRGKDVTILTYSRMRHHAIQAAKVLEKEGYDPEVIDLISLKPLDFETIGPSVRKTHRVVIVEECMKTGGIGAELTASINERLFDELDAPVVRLSSQDIPTPYNGTLENLTIVQPAKIVEAVKQLMALQV; translated from the coding sequence ATGGCAGAAACACTATTCTTCAACGCTCTCCGGGAAGCGATCGACGAAGAGATGGCCCGCGATTCCTCAGTCTTCGTCCTCGGCGAAGATGTGGGACAGTATGGCGGTTCCTACAAAGTCACCAAAGGACTCTATGACAAATACGGAGAACTGCGAGTGCTCGACACTCCGATCGCGGAGAACAGCTTTACCGGACTCGCTGTGGGAGCGGCAATCTGCGGTTTGCGTCCCATTATTGAAGGGATGAACATGGGCTTTCTGCTGCTGGCGTTTAACCAAATTGCCAATAATGCGGGAATGCTGCGCTATACCTCCGGTGGTAACTTTACCATTCCCCTAGTCATCCGAGGTCCGGGTGGGGTTGGGAAACAACTGGGTGCCGAACACTCCCAGCGTTTAGAAGCCTATTTCCAAGCCGTTCCCGGTCTGAAAATCGTTGCCTGTTCCACTCCCTACAATGCTAAAGGATTAATGAAATCGGCTATTCGCGACGGGAACCCAGTACTGTTTTTCGAGCACGTCCTACTCTATAACCTAAAAGAAAATTTACCGGAAACTGAATATTTAGTTCCCTTAGATCGCGCCGAAATCGTTCGTCGCGGTAAAGATGTCACGATTCTCACCTATTCACGGATGCGCCACCATGCCATCCAAGCGGCGAAAGTCCTGGAAAAAGAAGGTTACGATCCGGAAGTGATCGATTTAATTTCCCTGAAACCTCTCGATTTCGAGACCATCGGCCCGTCGGTTCGCAAAACCCATCGCGTGGTTATCGTGGAAGAATGCATGAAAACCGGAGGTATTGGCGCCGAACTGACTGCTTCGATTAACGAGCGCTTGTTCGACGAACTCGATGCTCCGGTGGTTCGTCTGTCGTCTCAGGATATTCCCACTCCCTATAACGGAACTCTGGAAAACTTGACCATCGTCCAACCCGCTAAAATTGTGGAAGCCGTCAAACAATTGATGGCGTTGCAAGTTTAA
- a CDS encoding SET domain-containing protein-lysine N-methyltransferase has protein sequence MIEIKLFPQKGRGVIATELIHKGTLIEQSPVVVFPTEQRKIIDKTEVFRYYFVIPAEYSESKEVGGYLVFGLASFCNHSDTPNTRVDWVKNETGLWAHLLALEDIQPGAECLLFYTNVDEYPANW, from the coding sequence ATGATTGAAATTAAGCTTTTTCCCCAGAAAGGACGGGGAGTAATTGCCACTGAACTCATTCACAAAGGAACACTAATCGAGCAGTCTCCAGTTGTGGTTTTTCCCACAGAGCAACGGAAGATTATTGATAAAACGGAAGTGTTTCGGTACTACTTTGTTATTCCCGCAGAATACAGTGAAAGTAAAGAAGTCGGAGGCTATCTGGTGTTTGGACTCGCGTCGTTTTGCAATCATTCCGATACTCCCAATACTCGGGTGGATTGGGTGAAAAACGAAACGGGCTTATGGGCCCATTTATTGGCATTGGAAGATATTCAGCCGGGAGCAGAATGTTTGCTCTTTTATACGAATGTCGATGAATATCCTGCGAACTGGTAG
- a CDS encoding chlororespiratory reduction protein 7, with protein MPDSLMYQSDGYVVLEFSQPEEFYTEAELLDKLTAYLHDLQDDLPRDLQKFATVAEQAQYLMETSCELDLGSGKFIQWYVVRLEKS; from the coding sequence ATGCCAGATTCTTTAATGTATCAGTCCGACGGATATGTCGTCTTGGAGTTTAGCCAACCGGAAGAGTTTTACACCGAAGCCGAACTCTTAGACAAGCTAACGGCTTATTTGCACGATCTCCAAGATGATTTGCCGCGAGATTTACAGAAGTTTGCCACCGTTGCCGAGCAAGCTCAATATTTGATGGAAACCTCCTGCGAACTCGATCTCGGTTCGGGAAAGTTCATTCAGTGGTACGTGGTGCGCCTAGAAAAATCTTAG
- the sir gene encoding sulfite reductase, ferredoxin dependent, which yields MVSSPVAPQTSKLERLKENSNFLREPLASELLEETTHFSQEGVQILKFHGSYQQDNRDNRQRGQEKDYQFMLRTRSPGGFIPPELYLALDDLSETYGNHTLRTTTRQGFQIHGILKKNLKAVISTMVQNMGSTLGACGDLNRNVMAPAAPYKNRRDYQYAWEYADNIADLLTPQTGAYYEIWLDGEKAISAQEDPAVKAARLKSLDVTGFTDKEEPIYGEHYMPRKFKICVTVPGDNSVDVLTHDISLVVIIDGAGELQGFNVYAGGGMGRTHNKEATFARAADEIGYVEKDDVYDLVKAIVATQRDYGDRKDRRHARMKYLLHDWGVEKFRKQVEYYFGKPLQPFKSLPEFKYLDYLGWYEQGDGKLFFGLSIENGRVKDDGKFKLKTALREVASQFQLPMRLTANHNLIVYEIDPADKEAIAKIFQSNGVQTNPDKIDPLVRYSMACPALPLCGLAVTESERALPGILQRIRALLNKVGLKNESFVTRMTGCPNGCARPYIAELGLVGQTPGAYQIWLGAEPNQMRLSRPYLDKVKDEDLEATLEPLFAYFKQSRLNNGTLESFGDFCDRVGFEALKAFSETYTPLPDLPKSSGKARYRIGVRDTVYQQFKQVAEQEGKSMTQLATEILEAYMAEKE from the coding sequence ATGGTTTCATCTCCTGTTGCTCCCCAAACCTCTAAATTAGAACGGCTGAAAGAGAATAGCAATTTTCTCAGAGAACCCCTTGCCTCCGAACTATTAGAAGAGACGACTCATTTTTCCCAAGAGGGAGTACAAATTCTGAAGTTCCATGGGTCGTATCAGCAAGATAATCGAGATAATCGCCAGCGCGGACAAGAGAAAGATTATCAGTTTATGTTGCGCACTCGCAGCCCTGGGGGATTTATTCCTCCGGAACTGTATTTGGCTCTCGACGATCTCTCGGAAACTTATGGCAATCATACCCTCAGAACTACAACTCGGCAAGGGTTTCAGATTCACGGAATTTTGAAGAAGAATCTGAAAGCCGTGATTTCCACCATGGTTCAAAATATGGGGTCTACTTTAGGGGCTTGTGGCGATTTAAACCGCAACGTCATGGCGCCGGCAGCGCCCTACAAAAATCGCCGGGATTATCAGTATGCTTGGGAATATGCAGATAATATTGCCGATTTGTTGACGCCGCAAACGGGAGCTTATTACGAGATTTGGTTGGATGGGGAAAAAGCGATTAGCGCTCAAGAAGATCCGGCGGTAAAAGCGGCTCGGTTAAAGAGCTTGGATGTTACTGGATTTACTGATAAGGAAGAGCCGATTTATGGGGAACATTATATGCCGCGCAAATTTAAGATTTGCGTTACGGTTCCCGGAGATAATTCGGTTGATGTTTTAACCCATGATATTAGTTTGGTGGTTATTATCGATGGGGCTGGGGAGCTGCAAGGGTTTAATGTTTATGCTGGCGGTGGAATGGGACGCACTCACAATAAAGAGGCGACGTTTGCGCGGGCGGCCGATGAGATTGGTTATGTGGAAAAAGACGATGTTTACGATTTAGTAAAAGCCATTGTTGCCACTCAGAGAGATTATGGCGATCGCAAAGACCGACGTCATGCTCGGATGAAGTATTTACTCCATGATTGGGGCGTGGAGAAATTCCGCAAGCAGGTAGAATATTATTTCGGCAAACCCCTGCAACCATTTAAGTCATTGCCCGAGTTTAAATATCTAGATTATCTCGGTTGGTACGAGCAAGGCGATGGCAAACTTTTCTTCGGATTATCGATTGAAAATGGACGGGTGAAAGACGATGGGAAATTTAAGCTGAAAACGGCGTTGCGGGAAGTTGCTTCGCAGTTTCAGTTGCCCATGCGCCTGACGGCTAATCATAATCTGATTGTCTACGAAATTGACCCGGCGGATAAAGAGGCGATCGCCAAAATTTTCCAAAGCAATGGCGTCCAAACCAATCCGGACAAGATCGATCCTCTGGTGCGCTATTCTATGGCTTGTCCGGCGCTCCCCTTATGCGGTTTAGCCGTAACTGAGTCGGAGCGCGCCCTACCCGGCATTCTGCAACGCATCCGCGCTTTGCTGAACAAAGTGGGACTGAAAAACGAGAGCTTTGTTACCCGGATGACGGGATGCCCGAATGGGTGCGCCCGACCGTATATTGCCGAACTGGGTTTGGTCGGTCAAACTCCAGGAGCGTATCAAATTTGGCTGGGAGCCGAACCGAATCAGATGCGCCTGTCTCGCCCGTATTTGGATAAGGTGAAAGACGAAGATTTGGAAGCAACCCTGGAGCCATTGTTCGCTTATTTCAAGCAAAGTCGCCTGAATAACGGCACGTTGGAGAGTTTTGGCGATTTTTGCGATCGCGTCGGATTTGAAGCCCTCAAAGCCTTTTCCGAGACCTATACTCCCCTGCCCGATCTGCCTAAATCTTCCGGTAAAGCTCGATACCGGATTGGCGTGCGCGATACGGTCTACCAGCAGTTCAAACAAGTGGCGGAGCAGGAAGGTAAGTCTATGACTCAGCTCGCTACCGAAATCCTGGAAGCGTATATGGCTGAAAAGGAATAA
- the purH gene encoding bifunctional phosphoribosylaminoimidazolecarboxamide formyltransferase/IMP cyclohydrolase — MAPLALLSTSDKTGLVDLARGLVEEFGYDIISSGGTAKTLQQAGIPVTKVSDYTGSPEILGGRVKTLHPRIHGGILARQTLESDRQDLADNDIRGISLVVVNLYPFEQTIARPDVTLEDAIENIDIGGPTLLRAAAKNHAHLTVLCDPGDYSAYLEELRQNNGTASLKFRQERAIKAFAHTAAYDRTITDYLTAQLTEATDLPAQFTLSGQQKQILRYGENPHQSAGWYQTGTGEQGWAGATQLQGKELSYNNLVDLEAARQIITEFTDKPAVAILKHTNPCGIAFADTLVEAYQKALAADSISAFGGIVALNQTIDAATAQELTKIFLECVVAPGCDPDAQEILQKKGKLRVLILPDLHYGPSVMVKSIAGGFLLQQSDTTIATPDTWTVVTEKQPTPEQLDELFFAWKVVKHVKSNAIALTKNRTTCGIGAGQMNRVGAVKIALEQAGEQARGAVLASDAFFPFDDSVRTAAAAGIEAIVQPGGSLRDKDSIAAANELGLVMVFTGMRHFLH, encoded by the coding sequence ATGGCTCCTTTAGCTCTTCTCAGTACATCCGATAAAACTGGATTGGTCGATCTCGCTCGTGGTTTAGTGGAAGAGTTTGGATACGATATTATCAGTAGTGGCGGTACGGCGAAAACGCTACAACAGGCTGGAATTCCGGTAACCAAGGTTTCTGACTATACCGGAAGTCCCGAAATTTTGGGGGGACGAGTGAAGACGTTGCATCCTCGCATTCATGGCGGCATTCTTGCACGACAAACTCTGGAGTCCGATCGCCAGGATTTAGCGGATAATGATATTCGCGGGATATCGTTGGTGGTGGTGAATTTATATCCCTTCGAGCAAACTATTGCCCGTCCCGACGTTACTTTAGAAGATGCGATCGAAAATATTGATATTGGCGGCCCGACATTGCTGCGCGCGGCGGCGAAAAATCACGCTCATTTAACCGTACTTTGCGATCCTGGGGATTATTCGGCTTATTTAGAAGAGTTGCGCCAAAATAACGGTACGGCATCTCTGAAATTTCGGCAAGAGCGCGCGATTAAAGCTTTTGCTCATACAGCCGCTTACGATCGCACCATCACCGATTATCTCACAGCGCAGTTAACCGAAGCCACAGACTTACCCGCGCAGTTTACGCTCTCCGGACAACAGAAGCAAATCTTGCGCTACGGCGAAAACCCCCACCAAAGCGCCGGTTGGTACCAAACCGGGACGGGAGAACAAGGATGGGCGGGAGCAACCCAACTGCAAGGAAAGGAACTCAGCTACAATAATCTGGTGGATCTCGAAGCCGCTCGGCAAATTATTACCGAGTTTACCGATAAGCCAGCGGTTGCTATTCTCAAACATACCAATCCTTGCGGTATTGCGTTTGCCGATACTCTGGTGGAAGCGTATCAAAAAGCGCTGGCGGCAGATTCGATCTCGGCGTTTGGCGGTATTGTGGCGTTGAATCAAACCATTGATGCAGCGACGGCGCAAGAACTGACGAAAATATTTCTTGAATGCGTAGTTGCGCCAGGATGCGACCCAGACGCGCAAGAAATTTTACAGAAAAAAGGGAAGCTGCGCGTCCTCATTTTACCAGATCTGCACTACGGCCCCTCGGTGATGGTGAAATCAATTGCAGGCGGATTTTTATTGCAACAGAGCGATACAACGATCGCAACTCCCGATACTTGGACTGTGGTGACGGAAAAACAACCGACTCCAGAGCAGTTAGACGAGTTGTTCTTTGCCTGGAAAGTAGTAAAACACGTCAAGTCAAATGCGATCGCATTAACGAAAAATCGGACGACTTGCGGCATTGGTGCCGGTCAAATGAATCGAGTAGGAGCGGTGAAAATTGCCCTAGAACAGGCGGGAGAGCAAGCGCGCGGAGCGGTCCTTGCAAGCGATGCCTTCTTCCCCTTTGACGACTCGGTACGCACCGCTGCGGCGGCTGGAATTGAGGCGATCGTGCAGCCGGGAGGAAGTTTGCGCGATAAGGATTCGATCGCGGCGGCCAATGAGTTAGGCTTAGTTATGGTCTTTACGGGAATGCGTCATTTCCTCCACTAA
- a CDS encoding 2OG-Fe(II) oxygenase, with protein sequence MSTSSQAEPQTVRVTLLLAGGHQHTLSLPSNSPVLVAVMKAVAAQTGSDRNTIPPSQLFQIPLDGDKRALCFPSHQLVGVVTEPPIYVQSKQTQMAAAAPNAPTPAVNDPTIPSRFVHLDNFFSKEECDRLLQYVMERESEFTSTTTSTGQADYRHSTVLYHFSEFSEMTIERVKGLMPKVLPALDRPVFVPQEIEAQLTAHNEGNYFKLHNDNGSPDTATRELTYVYYFHNYPKNFTGGELLIYDSKIRNGYYTKAESFQTIEPRHNSIVFFLSRYMHEVLPVRCPSQKFADSRFTINGWVRRS encoded by the coding sequence ATGAGTACTTCATCCCAAGCCGAACCTCAAACCGTCCGAGTTACCTTGCTCTTAGCCGGAGGGCATCAACATACTCTGTCCCTGCCTTCCAATTCTCCGGTGTTGGTCGCCGTGATGAAAGCTGTAGCGGCACAAACGGGAAGCGATCGCAATACCATACCGCCATCGCAACTCTTTCAAATTCCTCTCGATGGGGATAAGCGCGCTCTCTGTTTCCCCAGTCACCAGCTCGTGGGAGTGGTGACGGAACCTCCAATTTACGTGCAGTCGAAGCAAACTCAGATGGCTGCTGCAGCGCCAAATGCTCCGACTCCAGCAGTGAACGATCCAACCATTCCATCTCGGTTCGTACATTTGGATAATTTCTTCAGCAAAGAGGAGTGCGATCGCCTTCTCCAGTACGTGATGGAACGAGAATCCGAGTTTACAAGCACCACAACATCCACCGGGCAAGCCGATTACCGCCATTCTACAGTACTATATCATTTTTCTGAATTTTCGGAAATGACAATTGAGCGAGTGAAAGGATTGATGCCGAAAGTCTTACCAGCTCTGGATCGTCCGGTTTTTGTTCCCCAGGAAATTGAAGCTCAACTCACGGCTCATAATGAGGGGAATTATTTTAAGTTGCATAATGATAATGGCTCCCCCGATACGGCAACTCGCGAACTAACTTACGTCTACTATTTCCACAATTACCCGAAGAATTTTACGGGTGGCGAACTACTCATTTACGATAGTAAAATTCGGAACGGTTACTATACCAAAGCCGAGTCATTTCAAACCATCGAACCCCGCCACAATAGTATTGTCTTTTTCCTCAGTCGTTACATGCACGAAGTTCTACCCGTGCGCTGTCCCTCGCAAAAATTTGCCGATAGTCGCTTTACAATTAACGGCTGGGTGAGACGGAGTTGA
- a CDS encoding phthiocerol/phthiodiolone dimycocerosyl transferase family protein: protein MNEMIKCDRTNRVLIGMEQGIELLNRCANSLNVVIISQIRGPLTAAILTQSLTLVRDRHPRLRSRIVTSSNGLQFETEGTQAIPLQVITNSEPGFWQTVVVSELNTVFESDRGLIRAILINSTEDREQHYLITTIHHVIIDGISGVRLHSEILQCCQMLALGREITNFPRLPVLPSLEELIANREKKKPELQKPIQDIQTLPIEKCVPYQERQCQIANRVLDIALTGTIIKSCKTQQATVHGAVGAAMMLALAEEINRDEKGIYLSCLSPVDLRKRLNPPVGDENIAIAYSVLKSFHHLNEVTSFWDLARDVSQQIKERLETEEIYNSILNYKERTELRLEHPELTSSSIFVTNIGQVSIASNYEPFELEEISYAVSTTAMGSVFGVAVSTWKRKMTLNFIWVEPLVNRETIEGAIAKTISYLSNFCKA from the coding sequence ATGAACGAGATGATTAAATGCGATCGCACGAATAGAGTCTTAATCGGCATGGAACAAGGAATAGAGCTTTTGAATCGCTGCGCCAATTCCTTAAATGTTGTTATTATTAGTCAAATTAGAGGACCTCTGACTGCAGCCATATTGACTCAATCCTTAACGTTAGTTCGAGATCGACATCCTCGACTTCGGTCTCGTATTGTTACTTCCTCGAATGGGCTACAATTTGAAACTGAAGGAACGCAAGCAATTCCGTTGCAAGTTATTACGAATTCGGAGCCAGGTTTTTGGCAAACTGTTGTTGTCAGCGAACTCAATACTGTATTCGAGAGCGATCGAGGGTTAATCAGGGCAATTTTGATTAACTCAACTGAAGATAGGGAGCAGCATTATTTAATTACCACCATTCATCATGTCATTATAGATGGTATTAGTGGAGTTCGTTTGCACTCAGAGATCTTGCAGTGCTGTCAAATGCTAGCATTAGGTCGAGAAATTACCAATTTTCCTCGATTACCCGTATTGCCTTCTCTTGAAGAGTTAATTGCCAATCGAGAGAAGAAAAAGCCAGAACTTCAGAAACCTATTCAAGATATTCAGACTCTCCCTATAGAGAAGTGTGTTCCTTATCAAGAGCGTCAATGTCAGATCGCAAATCGAGTGCTAGACATCGCATTAACCGGGACTATTATTAAATCTTGTAAAACTCAGCAAGCGACAGTACATGGTGCGGTTGGTGCGGCGATGATGTTAGCTCTGGCTGAGGAAATCAATCGAGATGAAAAAGGTATATATTTGAGTTGTCTTTCTCCAGTCGATCTGAGAAAGCGACTTAATCCGCCTGTGGGCGATGAAAATATTGCGATCGCCTATTCGGTATTGAAATCATTTCATCATTTGAACGAAGTTACCTCATTTTGGGATTTAGCGAGAGATGTTTCCCAGCAAATTAAAGAAAGATTAGAAACTGAAGAAATTTATAATTCTATCCTGAATTACAAGGAAAGAACTGAGTTGCGCCTGGAACATCCGGAGTTAACGTCTTCTTCAATATTCGTGACGAACATAGGACAAGTTTCCATTGCGTCTAATTACGAGCCTTTTGAATTAGAAGAAATTAGTTATGCGGTTTCGACGACAGCAATGGGCAGTGTCTTTGGCGTTGCTGTTTCGACATGGAAGAGAAAAATGACGTTGAATTTTATTTGGGTGGAGCCATTAGTTAATCGAGAGACAATCGAGGGCGCGATCGCTAAAACAATTTCTTATTTAAGCAATTTCTGCAAAGCGTGA